A portion of the Flavobacterium magnum genome contains these proteins:
- a CDS encoding 1-aminocyclopropane-1-carboxylate deaminase/D-cysteine desulfhydrase: MQTQNQFLFTDAQRNVTVYIKREDAIHPIVSGNKYRKLKYNLVEARAQGNAALLTFGGAFSNHIAATAYAGKEAGLKTIGVVRGEELSEKIEHNPTLTFAVSCGMQLHFVTRAQYRQKNDAVFLDGLAKKFGDYYLLPEGGTNALAVKGCEEILTESDAAFDFICCAVGTGGTLSGIINSALPHQKVLGFPALKGDFLKDEIRIFAQSMSWELIPDYHFGGYGKVSTELISFLNGFSADYRILLDPVYTGKMVFGVMDMISKGYFPDYAKILLIHTGGLQGIQGMNIRLEKDKLPIINTHV, from the coding sequence ATGCAAACCCAAAATCAATTTTTATTTACTGACGCCCAGCGAAATGTAACGGTTTATATCAAACGCGAAGACGCAATCCACCCGATAGTATCCGGAAATAAGTACAGGAAGCTGAAATACAATTTGGTTGAGGCCAGGGCGCAGGGTAACGCGGCATTGCTGACTTTCGGAGGCGCGTTTTCAAATCATATTGCTGCGACGGCCTACGCAGGAAAAGAAGCCGGTTTAAAAACGATTGGCGTGGTTCGCGGCGAAGAACTATCAGAAAAGATCGAACACAACCCCACGCTTACTTTTGCCGTTTCCTGCGGAATGCAACTGCATTTTGTGACAAGAGCACAGTATCGGCAGAAAAATGATGCTGTCTTTTTAGATGGGCTTGCGAAGAAATTCGGGGATTATTACCTGTTGCCTGAGGGCGGGACTAACGCGCTGGCGGTGAAAGGCTGCGAAGAAATTTTAACCGAATCGGATGCCGCTTTCGATTTTATCTGTTGTGCGGTCGGAACCGGCGGAACCCTTTCAGGGATCATCAACAGTGCGCTGCCGCATCAGAAAGTTTTGGGATTTCCGGCGTTAAAAGGGGATTTTTTAAAAGATGAAATTCGTATTTTTGCGCAAAGCATGTCCTGGGAACTGATTCCCGATTACCATTTCGGAGGCTACGGAAAAGTCAGTACGGAACTGATTTCGTTCCTGAATGGTTTTTCCGCCGATTACAGGATCCTGCTTGATCCCGTCTATACGGGAAAGATGGTTTTCGGCGTTATGGATATGATCAGCAAGGGCTATTTTCCAGATTATGCCAAGATATTGCTCATACATACAGGCGGTTTGCAGGGAATTCAGGGAATGAACATCAGGTTAGAAAAAGACAAATTACCAATCATCAATACGCATGTTTAA